A single window of Chloracidobacterium sp. DNA harbors:
- a CDS encoding YceI family protein has product MKRVSLFLGIAVIAFVIFSQTGAQAVNRSFAQRFAADTPAGDSGAYSFDKAHSFINFKVKHMGLIEVPGFFRDFTGTVNFDAKDVTRSTVEFTAKATSVDTGVAARDNHLRSKDFFEVEKFADITFKSTKVEKKGKALMLTGDFTMKGVTKSITFPFQIAGWVPANEKAGAKMGIVAETSINRRDFGVNYGGNMPNGIATLSDDVKIVLQIEANGTKPAAVATKQ; this is encoded by the coding sequence ATGAAAAGAGTTTCTTTGTTCCTCGGCATTGCCGTCATAGCATTTGTCATTTTTTCTCAGACAGGTGCCCAGGCCGTTAATCGTTCGTTCGCTCAGCGTTTTGCCGCCGATACGCCCGCAGGCGACAGCGGTGCGTACAGTTTTGATAAGGCACACAGCTTTATCAACTTTAAGGTCAAGCATATGGGCCTGATCGAGGTTCCCGGATTTTTCAGGGATTTTACCGGCACGGTAAATTTTGACGCCAAAGACGTGACGAGATCCACGGTCGAATTTACCGCAAAGGCTACGAGCGTCGATACCGGCGTCGCCGCACGCGACAATCACCTTCGCTCAAAGGACTTTTTTGAAGTCGAGAAATTTGCCGACATTACCTTCAAAAGCACAAAGGTCGAGAAAAAGGGTAAGGCCCTGATGCTCACCGGCGATTTCACGATGAAAGGCGTGACCAAATCGATCACGTTTCCGTTTCAGATCGCCGGTTGGGTGCCGGCAAATGAAAAGGCCGGTGCCAAGATGGGTATCGTGGCTGAAACGTCCATAAATCGACGTGACTTTGGCGTCAATTATGGAGGCAATATGCCGAATGGCATCGCTACGCTCTCCGACGACGTCAAGATCGTTTTGCAGATCGAAGCAAACGGCACCAAGCCCGCCGCGGTAGCAACAAAACAATAG
- a CDS encoding DinB family protein has product MKRPETNEYAPYYGGYISQISGENVLEALETQIEQLQQMLAGVPEEKGRFAYAPGKWTLKEALSHLIDCERVFAYRIFRISRGDRTPIESFDQDEYIATSNANERTFANLIDELSLERKANLIMLENISDADSALMGTASGKPVSVRALTYIMAGHITHHSKILAERYLS; this is encoded by the coding sequence ATGAAGCGACCCGAAACAAACGAATATGCCCCCTACTACGGCGGGTACATTTCACAGATCAGCGGTGAGAATGTGCTCGAAGCACTTGAAACTCAGATCGAACAACTCCAACAAATGCTCGCCGGAGTCCCGGAGGAAAAGGGCAGGTTTGCCTATGCACCTGGTAAGTGGACCCTCAAGGAGGCTCTGAGTCACCTCATAGACTGCGAACGTGTCTTTGCCTATCGCATTTTTAGGATCTCACGTGGTGACCGGACGCCAATTGAGAGTTTCGACCAGGATGAATACATTGCGACATCAAATGCGAATGAGCGCACCTTTGCGAATCTGATCGACGAACTGTCTCTTGAGCGCAAGGCAAATCTCATAATGTTGGAAAATATTAGCGACGCTGACTCGGCACTGATGGGAACCGCTAGCGGAAAGCCGGTATCGGTACGCGCTCTGACATATATAATGGCCGGACACATTACCCATCATTCCAAGATACTTGCCGAACGATATCTGAGTTAA
- a CDS encoding NAD(P)/FAD-dependent oxidoreductase — translation MEYDAIIIGGGAAGLFCALQAGKRGKRVLVIEHNADVGRKILISGGGRCNFTNRDLRAEHFVSSNPHFAKSALAGYTSSDFIEMVKRHRIEFYEKKLGQLFCRHSSRQIVEMLLAECRTARVTIKTACTVKSVSMDEKYVVETSEGNAAAKCLVVACGGLSFAKVGATDLGHRLARQFGHKIVETRPSLVALVGKGRDWPQLAGVSADAVVSAGKMSFRENILFTHRGLSGPAILQISNYWKKGVPVAIDLLPDTDVIAAIESARTSRQTLGNYLSQLLPHRLAQFVAERRGVNKPLDQLSNNELQQVSEELNHWQVQFTATEGYDRAEVTLGGVSTAELSSKTMESKLSPGLYFIGEVVDVTGWLGGYNFQWAWSSGHAAASAL, via the coding sequence ATGGAGTACGACGCCATTATCATCGGCGGCGGCGCAGCGGGCTTATTCTGCGCTTTGCAGGCCGGCAAACGCGGGAAACGCGTGCTGGTTATCGAGCATAACGCCGATGTCGGACGAAAGATCCTGATCTCGGGCGGCGGACGATGTAATTTTACCAATCGCGATTTGAGAGCCGAACATTTTGTCTCATCCAACCCACATTTTGCAAAATCTGCACTTGCGGGTTACACGTCGTCGGACTTTATCGAAATGGTAAAAAGGCACCGGATCGAGTTTTATGAAAAAAAGCTTGGCCAGCTTTTTTGTCGTCACAGTTCGCGACAGATCGTCGAGATGCTTTTGGCAGAATGCCGAACTGCACGGGTCACTATCAAGACTGCTTGTACGGTAAAGAGCGTATCGATGGATGAGAAATATGTCGTCGAAACATCCGAGGGTAATGCGGCGGCAAAGTGTCTCGTTGTCGCTTGTGGCGGATTGTCATTTGCGAAGGTCGGCGCGACGGATCTGGGGCATAGACTGGCCAGGCAATTTGGCCACAAGATCGTGGAGACCCGTCCGTCGCTTGTCGCGCTTGTCGGCAAAGGCCGAGATTGGCCGCAACTCGCCGGAGTTTCGGCGGATGCGGTAGTATCGGCAGGCAAAATGTCGTTTCGTGAAAATATACTGTTTACGCACCGCGGCCTTTCAGGCCCGGCGATCTTACAGATCTCGAATTACTGGAAAAAAGGCGTACCGGTCGCGATCGATCTGCTGCCGGACACCGACGTTATCGCCGCGATCGAATCAGCACGGACTAGCCGTCAGACGCTCGGCAACTACCTCAGCCAACTTCTGCCGCATCGTCTGGCGCAATTTGTCGCCGAGCGTCGTGGGGTAAATAAGCCGCTCGACCAACTCAGCAATAACGAACTGCAACAGGTATCTGAGGAGCTAAATCACTGGCAAGTACAATTTACCGCAACGGAGGGATATGACCGAGCCGAAGTGACGCTTGGCGGCGTGTCGACCGCGGAGCTTTCGTCAAAGACTATGGAGAGCAAGTTGTCACCCGGGCTCTATTTCATTGGGGAAGTCGTCGATGTCACCGGCTGGCTCGGCGGATACAATTTCCAGTGGGCTTGGTCATCGGGGCACGCCGCTGCGTCAGCCCTCTAA
- a CDS encoding O-antigen ligase family protein, with amino-acid sequence MKDLEQSGRRPNLFEPAIVGLAPSQTSRAIFALLCILVVSTTILFGGVDQGTWVVITVCIGSVGILWVADAWFGKAFLFNRDVIVLPLIGLILVGLIQVLPLFAPETSTGILASPHRSSISLDPYSTRLLLVRLVEYTIFFAAALTFVNSEKRLRTIAALITLFGSLMAFFGILQRLANPEGIYGIRGTPQAIPFGPFVNQHHFAAFMVMCAGVTLGFLFARDTSREKRLLLLVAAVLMGMATLMTSSRGGLIGLVATLGFVLIATLFARREELPVETAGTGRDRRTLMVAYGTGFLILIFGAVLFLGEDNAVIRGIGLAGRDDFSNGRSHFWSAAIRIFLDHPFIGVGFDAFGVAFTKYDSWPGVFRVEQVHNDYLQTLTDTGILGFICVAAFIYFLFAKGVKVIRETRSSYRRALSIGALAGCFGILIHSFFDFPLRTPSNAFVFLMLATVAIVDVNFRRSSER; translated from the coding sequence ATGAAAGATCTAGAACAAAGTGGGCGGCGGCCGAATTTGTTTGAGCCGGCAATTGTCGGCTTGGCCCCATCGCAGACCAGTCGGGCGATCTTTGCCCTTTTATGTATCCTCGTTGTATCTACTACCATTTTGTTTGGCGGTGTCGATCAGGGAACTTGGGTTGTCATTACCGTGTGCATTGGTTCGGTCGGTATTCTGTGGGTCGCGGACGCCTGGTTTGGTAAGGCATTTCTGTTTAATCGCGACGTTATAGTCTTGCCTCTGATCGGGCTCATACTTGTCGGGCTGATCCAAGTACTCCCTCTTTTCGCCCCCGAAACTTCGACCGGGATCTTGGCCTCTCCACACAGATCGTCCATATCGCTCGATCCTTATTCAACACGGTTACTCCTGGTACGACTTGTCGAATACACGATCTTTTTTGCCGCTGCCCTGACATTTGTTAACAGTGAAAAGCGTCTGCGAACGATCGCCGCACTTATCACGCTCTTCGGTTCGCTAATGGCATTTTTCGGCATTCTACAGCGGCTGGCAAACCCCGAAGGAATTTATGGTATCCGCGGTACGCCGCAGGCGATCCCGTTCGGGCCGTTTGTAAACCAGCACCATTTTGCCGCGTTTATGGTTATGTGTGCCGGTGTGACGCTCGGATTTCTCTTTGCCCGTGACACAAGCCGCGAAAAACGGCTGTTGCTACTCGTAGCGGCGGTTCTGATGGGGATGGCAACGTTGATGACAAGTTCACGCGGCGGGCTTATCGGACTGGTTGCGACACTCGGGTTTGTGTTAATTGCGACTCTTTTTGCACGCCGCGAAGAATTGCCTGTCGAGACGGCGGGCACGGGCCGCGACCGCCGAACTCTGATGGTGGCTTACGGTACAGGTTTCCTGATCCTTATATTTGGTGCGGTTTTGTTTCTCGGCGAGGACAACGCGGTGATCCGCGGGATCGGGCTTGCCGGCCGTGATGATTTCAGCAACGGACGATCACATTTCTGGTCCGCCGCGATCCGGATATTTCTTGACCACCCATTCATTGGAGTTGGCTTTGACGCGTTCGGCGTTGCCTTTACCAAATACGACTCGTGGCCCGGAGTTTTTAGGGTCGAACAAGTTCACAACGATTACCTGCAGACCCTAACGGATACGGGTATTTTAGGTTTTATATGTGTGGCGGCATTCATCTATTTCTTGTTTGCCAAGGGGGTAAAGGTTATCCGCGAGACTCGATCGTCGTATAGGCGAGCCCTATCGATCGGAGCATTGGCCGGCTGCTTCGGGATTCTGATTCACAGCTTTTTTGACTTTCCGCTAAGGACGCCGTCAAATGCGTTCGTATTTTTGATGTTGGCAACGGTCGCCATCGTCGATGTGAATTTTCGCCGTTCTAGCGAACGTTGA
- a CDS encoding glycosyl transferase has product MLSFTQDPYVVVAISFILGLLMTIAVRRFAWKYDFVAKPKSDRWHNRPTAMLGGAAIFLATVGAFFLFVPMTRLSLIIFGASALLFLVGLVDDILNIRPYQKLIGQLIGAGVVIAFGLKLPITGYEIVDIWITVFWLIGITNAINLLDNMDGLAAGIATIGAVSLGLNFAANGQTEDLLLIAVFVGALLGFLVFNFNPASIFMGDCGSMFVGFLLGSTVLLNQTGGKSRGLLPILAVPVLILFVPIFDTTFVTILRKMWGRKASQGGRDHTSHRLVALGLSERAAVLMLYSFAIGAGALSLLVAQLEVTQSLALISVFSIVLVIIGVYLSKVKVYESEQEALAGGNNAAFAFLVNFSYKRRIFEVFLDAFLITLAYYTAFVIVFGPFEETANWDLFLKSLPILVLLKLSAFLIVGVYRGLWRYTSIGDMITFAKGSALGSVLSVLALLLLYRFEYFSRTVLVIDGMLVLGALVGSRMMFRLIRQAIPLPVGAEGRRALIYGAGDGGEMVLRELRNNPELNYVPVGFIDDDPRKSDKLIHGLKVFSADHIVETFEETKSSEMLISTGKLEPAKLRELRELCRENNISLKRVRMSIEPVDFE; this is encoded by the coding sequence ATGCTTTCATTTACACAAGATCCTTACGTTGTCGTCGCTATTAGTTTCATATTGGGGCTGTTAATGACGATTGCGGTCCGGCGATTTGCGTGGAAATACGATTTTGTCGCCAAGCCTAAATCTGACCGATGGCACAATCGGCCGACGGCAATGCTCGGCGGTGCGGCAATATTCCTCGCTACGGTAGGTGCATTTTTTCTCTTTGTGCCGATGACAAGGTTGTCGCTGATCATCTTTGGAGCCAGTGCGCTGTTGTTCCTGGTAGGTTTGGTCGACGACATTCTCAATATCCGGCCATATCAAAAATTGATCGGACAATTGATCGGTGCGGGTGTCGTCATTGCTTTCGGGTTGAAACTGCCGATAACCGGTTATGAGATCGTCGATATCTGGATCACGGTATTTTGGCTGATCGGTATTACCAACGCGATCAATCTGCTCGACAATATGGATGGCCTGGCCGCGGGCATTGCTACGATCGGGGCGGTGTCGCTCGGGCTCAACTTTGCGGCTAACGGTCAGACCGAGGATCTACTGCTGATCGCGGTATTTGTCGGAGCATTGCTTGGCTTTTTAGTTTTCAACTTTAATCCGGCATCGATCTTTATGGGCGATTGCGGATCAATGTTTGTCGGATTTTTGCTGGGATCGACGGTGTTGCTTAATCAAACAGGCGGCAAGTCACGCGGACTGCTGCCGATACTTGCGGTGCCGGTCTTGATCCTCTTTGTGCCGATCTTTGACACCACATTTGTCACCATTCTTAGAAAGATGTGGGGCCGCAAGGCATCTCAGGGCGGACGCGACCATACCTCACACAGGCTCGTCGCCCTCGGACTCTCGGAGCGTGCCGCGGTCCTGATGCTTTATTCATTTGCGATCGGTGCGGGAGCGTTGTCGCTGCTTGTTGCCCAATTGGAGGTCACCCAGAGCCTCGCACTGATCAGCGTGTTTTCGATCGTACTGGTGATCATCGGTGTCTACCTTTCAAAGGTAAAGGTCTATGAGAGTGAGCAGGAGGCTTTGGCCGGTGGCAATAACGCGGCGTTTGCCTTTCTGGTCAACTTCTCTTACAAGCGTCGCATATTTGAGGTATTTCTCGATGCTTTTCTGATAACGCTGGCTTACTATACGGCGTTTGTTATCGTTTTCGGGCCGTTCGAGGAGACGGCAAACTGGGACCTTTTTCTCAAGAGCCTACCGATCCTCGTATTGCTCAAACTGTCGGCTTTTCTGATCGTCGGCGTTTATCGAGGGCTATGGCGATACACGAGCATCGGCGACATGATCACATTTGCCAAGGGGTCGGCTCTTGGCTCCGTACTAAGCGTGTTGGCACTTCTGCTACTGTACCGCTTTGAGTATTTTTCGCGAACGGTGCTCGTGATCGACGGGATGCTTGTCCTTGGGGCTCTGGTCGGCAGCCGAATGATGTTTCGCCTGATCCGCCAGGCGATCCCGTTGCCGGTCGGTGCCGAGGGGCGTCGAGCTCTGATATACGGGGCGGGCGATGGCGGTGAAATGGTGCTTAGGGAATTGCGTAACAATCCTGAGCTCAATTATGTGCCGGTCGGGTTTATCGATGACGATCCGCGCAAGTCTGACAAGTTGATCCACGGCCTAAAGGTATTTTCGGCCGACCATATCGTCGAGACATTTGAGGAAACAAAGTCCTCGGAAATGCTGATCTCCACCGGAAAGCTGGAACCGGCCAAACTCCGGGAACTACGGGAACTATGCCGCGAAAACAACATTTCGCTCAAGCGGGTTCGGATGTCGATCGAGCCAGTCGATTTTGAATAA
- a CDS encoding glycosyltransferase yields MKVLRIIARLNVGGPARHVVWLTRGLEDDEFQSKLIAGTVPVGEEDMGYFASENGVEPIFIPELSRELSIKDGISLFKIYREMSLFSPDIIHTHTAKAGTVGRAAAFLYRWLTPGTIVGRPRRVAVIHTFHGHVFHSYYGVLKTRLFLMIEKVLARVATDRIVTISAQQLDEIHGRFGVGRPGQFAVIPLGIDLEAFSFSESDRKVLRDEIGAANDEIVVGFVGRLTEIKNLPLLIRSARLARDKSAGEPKIRFVVIGDGNVRATIEKLAQEDGVAAAFTFLGNRPDVAGLLPGLDIIALTSRNEGTPLSLIEAMAAGVPFISTAVGGVVDLAGSVVEERDNFTICKRGVLAEDDSDESFSAGLLYLAKSEKLRQSISIAGRVFVSEQYSKDRLVCDIRELYRGLAGGDS; encoded by the coding sequence ATGAAGGTCCTACGAATTATTGCCAGGCTAAATGTCGGCGGCCCCGCCCGTCACGTCGTTTGGCTGACGCGGGGGCTTGAGGACGATGAGTTTCAGAGCAAACTCATAGCCGGCACAGTTCCTGTTGGCGAAGAGGATATGGGATATTTCGCGTCTGAGAATGGTGTCGAACCGATCTTTATTCCCGAACTTAGCCGAGAACTTTCGATCAAGGATGGCATTTCGCTGTTCAAGATCTACCGCGAGATGAGCCTGTTTTCTCCCGACATTATCCACACACATACTGCTAAGGCAGGCACGGTCGGGCGTGCCGCTGCGTTTCTATACCGCTGGCTTACCCCGGGAACAATTGTCGGGCGTCCACGACGCGTTGCGGTCATCCACACATTTCACGGACACGTCTTTCACAGCTACTACGGCGTATTGAAGACGCGCTTGTTCCTGATGATCGAAAAGGTGCTAGCCCGCGTGGCAACTGACCGGATCGTCACGATCTCGGCTCAGCAGTTGGATGAGATCCACGGCCGATTCGGTGTCGGCCGACCGGGGCAGTTTGCCGTCATACCGCTCGGCATCGACCTCGAAGCATTTTCGTTCAGCGAGTCGGACCGAAAGGTTTTGCGTGACGAGATCGGTGCCGCCAATGACGAGATCGTTGTCGGTTTTGTAGGACGTCTGACCGAGATCAAAAATCTGCCGCTGCTGATCAGGTCGGCGAGGCTCGCTCGCGACAAGTCCGCCGGGGAGCCAAAAATACGATTTGTTGTGATCGGCGACGGCAATGTGCGCGCGACGATCGAGAAGCTGGCGCAGGAGGATGGGGTTGCGGCCGCGTTTACTTTTCTAGGCAATCGGCCCGATGTCGCCGGTTTGTTGCCGGGTCTCGACATAATCGCTCTGACATCGCGAAATGAGGGAACACCGCTGTCGCTGATCGAGGCAATGGCGGCGGGCGTGCCTTTTATTTCGACCGCTGTCGGGGGCGTCGTCGATCTCGCGGGCTCTGTTGTCGAAGAGCGTGATAATTTTACTATCTGCAAACGCGGTGTGCTTGCCGAGGATGATTCGGACGAGTCCTTTTCGGCGGGCTTGCTTTATCTCGCGAAAAGTGAAAAATTACGTCAGAGCATATCGATCGCGGGCCGGGTATTTGTGTCGGAACAATATTCAAAAGATCGCCTCGTGTGCGACATCCGCGAGCTTTACCGAGGACTCGCCGGCGGTGACTCCTAG
- a CDS encoding dTDP-4-dehydrorhamnose 3,5-epimerase family protein has product MSIAQQDESIFTPYDINDVVVYPLKKFYDDRGWLAELFRHDELDAEFYPAMSYISFTNPGVQRGPHEHVDQADLFCFIGPSTFKMMLWDNRPDSPTFNCMMTMLVGVENPMAVVVPKGVVHGYKNVGETDGMVINCPNRLYMGEGKREPIDEIRHEDDPDTIYRMD; this is encoded by the coding sequence ATGTCGATCGCCCAGCAAGATGAGTCAATATTTACCCCGTATGATATCAACGATGTCGTCGTTTATCCGTTAAAGAAGTTTTACGACGACCGTGGCTGGTTGGCGGAGTTGTTTCGCCACGACGAACTGGATGCTGAGTTTTATCCGGCGATGTCGTATATTTCGTTTACCAATCCCGGCGTTCAGCGTGGGCCGCACGAGCACGTTGATCAGGCCGATCTGTTTTGCTTTATCGGCCCGTCGACATTTAAGATGATGCTGTGGGATAACCGTCCTGATTCGCCAACGTTCAATTGTATGATGACGATGCTGGTCGGCGTCGAGAACCCGATGGCCGTCGTTGTGCCCAAGGGCGTCGTACACGGATATAAGAATGTCGGCGAGACGGACGGGATGGTTATCAATTGTCCCAACCGGCTCTATATGGGAGAGGGCAAACGCGAGCCGATCGACGAGATCCGTCACGAGGACGACCCCGATACGATCTACCGGATGGATTGA
- a CDS encoding GxxExxY protein, whose amino-acid sequence MDENSLSNIVIDRAIKVHSALGPGLLESSYQECLFFELSQAGLFVEKEKALPLVYQDVKLECGYRIDLFVERKLVIEVKAVDAIHDLHMAQVLTYLKLSDCKLGLILNFNVTLMKNGVKRVVNGL is encoded by the coding sequence ATGGACGAGAATTCACTTTCCAATATTGTGATCGATCGGGCGATCAAGGTTCATAGCGCACTCGGGCCCGGACTTCTGGAATCATCGTATCAGGAGTGTTTGTTTTTCGAACTTTCGCAGGCAGGCCTCTTTGTCGAAAAGGAAAAAGCCCTGCCGCTGGTTTATCAGGATGTTAAACTCGAATGCGGTTACCGGATCGACCTTTTTGTCGAAAGAAAACTGGTGATCGAGGTGAAGGCTGTAGATGCGATCCACGATCTACATATGGCTCAAGTGCTGACTTACCTTAAACTGTCAGACTGTAAGCTTGGGCTAATATTAAATTTCAACGTGACGCTTATGAAGAACGGAGTAAAGAGAGTTGTGAACGGGCTTTGA